A segment of the Streptomyces sp. XD-27 genome:
GCATCGGTCCACAACGCCAGAGCAGGATGCCGCTTCGAGATCACCCTCCCGACCGCCGACGACCGTCGATCGTCGGAACAGGTCGGGTAAGCCGGACGTACGACTCGAGGCACTGGCCCGACCGTTGGGAGCGCGATCAGGTGAGAGTCGCGAGGGCGGAGAGGATGTCGGCCGGTTCGGCAGAGCTGATCGAGCCGGTCCTGGCGGCCTGGCGCGTCGAGCGCCGCGGGAGGGCCCTGGACTTCGGCCGCCCGCCCGAGCACGACCTGCGCGAGATCATGAACGCAATCCTGTACGTGGACCGGACCGGCGTGCAGTGGCGCTACCTGCCGCACGACTTCCCGCCCTGGAACACGGTCTACGGCTACTTCGCCAAATGGCAGAAGGACAGCATCCTCGCCCAGCTCAACGGCCTGCTGCGAGAGCCTCTCGCGCGCCTACGAACTCGCCCTGAGCGGCGGCCCCCCGGATCCCGCCGACGACACGTGCCAGCTCACCGACTTCGCACGCCGGCAGCGGGAACGGCTCGCCACGCCGGAGGCGGCCCGGATGACGGACCACTGGGTCCGGCAGTTGCGGCACTCCCCGAGGGCACGACCGTTCCGCACGACCGCCCGGTGCCCGAGGGCGTCTCCTTCGCCGGTGACCGGGCCGGGTACGCGGGACTGCATCGGGCTGCTGATCAACACGCATGCCCTGCGCCAGCGGTTGCCTGCCGCCGCCCCGCTCCGCGACCTGCCGCACACCACCGCTGAGCGGCCGGCCGGGGCGGTGCAGAACCAGGTGTCGGCCTCGGTGGGGGGACTGATGTCGTGGGCGCGCTCCTGGTCACCTCCGCGCTGATGCTCAGCGTCCACACGATCGTCGAGACCACCGACTACAGCTGGACTTCCGCCCACACGCTGGGCTTCGGCGCCGCGGCACCCGCCCTGCTCCTCGCGTTCGTCGCCCGCCAGGCGAAGGCGGCCCACCCGCTCCTGCCGCTGCGAGTGTTCCGCTCGCGCGACGTCTCAGGAGCGATCCCTCGCCGCCGCCCTGCTGGGTTCCGGCTCTCGGAGTGCGCGGGCGAGGTCGCTGTGGACACGGCGCAGGACGTGCTCGAAGTACCTTTTGTAGCCGGAGCAGTAGTAGTCCTTTGTCTCCAGGATCTTCGCGTCCTTGAGCGAATGGAACATGCAGCCGCTGTAGCACAGGTCGAAGAAGGCGCACTTCGAGCAGGTGGCCAGCACCTTGCGTTCCCGAGCCTCGATCCCGTCGAACAGCGCCGTCCGGGCGACGTGCTCGGGTTCCATCTCATGGATGTTGCCGTAGCGGAACGACGGCTCGCCCTGGAACATGCCGCAGGGAAAGAGGTCGCCGTCGGGTGAGATACCGAGGAAGTAGCGGTGGCAGCTCCGGGTGTAGAAGCAGCTGTGGGTGACCGCGTCGCCGAGGATCCGGGCGATGTGCTGGCCGAAGGGCTCGATGGAGATCCTCGGATCGGGGTCGTCGAACCAGGCGTCGAACACGCGCACAAGGAACCGCCCGTATTCCTCGGCGCTGATGCCCAGGTCGGCCCCACCTGCGTGTCGGCCAGCCCGGAACGCGTGAGCGGGTTGATCTTCATGTGGATGCGCCGGCTCGCGAACTCCTCGTAGACGGCCTCCGGTTCCCCGACGTTGTTGCGGTTGACCGTCACGATCGCCCCGGCCGCCCGCCCCCGTTCCTGCAGACGCCGTGCGGCGTCGACGGTCGTCGCGTGACCGCCGGCGTGCGCCGCGCGGCCTGCCCCGCCCGCGCCGGTGCCGCAGCCGCCCTCCGTGCCGCAGCCGCCCCCGGTGCCGCAGCCGCCCTCGTTGAGCAGCGGCAGTCTCCGGCGCGGCCTTCGGGAGGCGTCCGTGAGCGCGGCCGGGCCGTCGAGGCTGAGGCCGATGCTCACGTCGTTGGCCAGCAGGAACTCCAGCATGGCGTCGTCGAGGCGGGTGGCGTTGGTCTGCGTGGCGTTGGTGTACGCGACGCGGGTGGCGGTGCGCCGCTGCTCGGCAAAGACGCGCTCGAAGAATCTCCGGCCGCGCAGCAGCGGCTCTCCGCCGTGCCACACGAAGTGGACCGACTCGAAGGAGTCCGAGTCGAGGAAGGCGCGCACCACGCGCCGGGCCGTCTCGTCCGTCATCTTCTTGTGGAAGACGGACGGCTCGATGAAGCAGTAGCGGCACTGCATGTCACAGGCGTTGGTCACCTTGGTGATCAGTGTGAGGTGAGGGCTGAGCGTCATCGCCGCACCAGCCTTTCGAGTCGTCGCTCAAGGCGCTCCAGGCACTGATCGGCTTCGGTCAGCAGCCTGCTGGGCATCGGCGGGTTCCGGTCCGGCTCGATCACGATGAGGCCGTAGGGGTTGCCGAAGTAGTCGTACTCGCGGACGGTGCACGGATAGCGCGTGAAATCGGAGGCGTACCACTGCGAGCGGTGGTGGTCGGGCTCTTCCCGGCCCTCCCGGCGCCAGCCGTCACCGAGCGGGATGCGCACCACGACGAGCGGGCACAGGCCGGCGGCGGCATCGAGCAGCAACCGGCCGTCGTCCTTGGGCAGGTGCTCGATGACGTCGCCGAAGAGGATGGCGTCGTAGGAGTACTGGGCGGCGCGCGAGGGCACCAGCCGGCGAATGTCGCCGACGAGGATCTCCGTGTAGAGGTGCCGGGCGTGCGGCTGCACCCGCTTCTCGTCGATTTCGATGCCGTCGATGCGGGTGGCCCACTGGGACGGCTGGACGCGCCCGGACCACACGTCGAGGTACTGGCGGAGCAGGCCGCCCCAGAGCCCGAAGCCGATCCCGGCGTCGAGCACGGCCGACGGGCGGCGCTCGACCATCGCCTGGAGGCAGTCCTCCATGCCTCTCCAGATGCTCAGGGGCATACGTCCTGTCTTTCCTCGGTGCCGTCGGTACGTTGCCGGGGCACGCACAGCGCCCGGCGCACTCCGGCCGCGAACGCGTCGTCATACGCGCCGAGGCGTGCGTGGTCGCAGGTGTGCCAGAACCACCGCAGCGCGTCCGAGGGCTCCCGGGCGGCGATCTCCGCCAGCGGGGCGCGCCAGGCGGCGGGCAGCGCGAGGGGGCCGGAGCGACCGGCGGCGCCGGTGGCCGAGGGGCGCCGCCGGTGAGGTGGGAGAGCAGGCCGATCGTGGCGGAGCGGCCGAACCGGCGCCGGGCCGCGGCCGACACCTCTTGGGGTCGGGGCGGTCGGGGGGTGCTCAGCACGTCGTAGACCGCCCGCAGCAAGAGCTCCTCGTTCACGTGGGGGGTGCCGGTGCGCGGGTCGGTCGCGACGTCGACCAGTGTTCCGCCCGGTTGGGCGAGGACCTCGGCGAATCCGTCGTAGCGCGGCGCGACGGCGGGGGTTCCGCAGGCCAGCGCCTCCGCCGGCGCCCGGCCGAAGGTCTCGAAGTGGCTGGTGGAGGCGGTGACGAAGACGTCGGCGACGTTGTAGAGGTCGGCCAGCTGCTCGCGCGTGGGGTCGGCCACCAGGTGCACGCCCGAGTCGCTGCCCAGTCGCCCAAGGGCGGCCGCGAGGTAGCCCCGGTCGAGCAGGTGGGTGGCGATCACCACGTGGAGGTCGGAGAAGAGCACGCGGGCTCGCAGTCCCACCCGGAGCAGCCGGTAGAGGTCCTTGTCGGGCTGGGACCGCCCCGCGAACAGGAGCAGTCTGCCCGGGGGGATCCGCAGCTCCTCACGGGTCCTCACGGCCCCGGGGCGCAGCCCGAACAGCCCGTCGTCGATGCCGTAGGGCTCCCCGACCGACGCCGGGACGCCTTGGGCCGCGTAGAGCCCGGCCGATGGCGTCGATCCCAGGAAGACCCGGTCCCCCGGTGCGGCGAAGCGCCGGTAGAGGGCGAGGGCGGCGATGTCGTACCAGCGGCGGGGGTTGAGGTACGGCAGCACGGTCAGGGTTCCCGCGAACCCGTGGTCCCGCAGGAGCGCGGCCCACAGGAATCCGCCCGGCCCCTCGGCGACCACGGCCGGCAGCGCCGTGAAGCCGGTGAGGGCACGGGCGAGGTGCTCCAACGGCGGAATCGCTGGAGGTCCGCTGCTGAGTGAGGGTGCGCCGGTGGCCAGCCGGACGGTCACCGGAAGGTGTTCGCCCAGCCAGCGTGCCTCCACGCTGCACGTGGTGTCCGTGTAGGGGAAGTACCCCACGGTGGGCACCGGTGGCATCCGCCTACTGGCCGGCACGGGGTGGTTTCCCTGACTCCTCGACGGCGGCCCGCACCACCACGTCGTAGGCCGGCGGCTGGAAGGCGGGCACCGTCCTCACCACCACCTCGTAGTCGGCCTGCAGCTCGGGCTGGGACCTCACGATCACCTCGTAGTCGGCCGGCAGCCCCGGTCGCGGCCCCGGCCCGGCCTTGAGCTCGTCGATCGTCCTGCGCAGGGCACGCACCTCCTTCAGCAGTTCCGCCAGCTCCTGCTCATGTTCCTGGTCACGTTCCTGGTCAGAGTCGGCCATTCCCACCTCGCGCACGCGTGCCTTTCCTCAGGGGGTACCACGCGTGAGCGCCGGTACCGCATCGCTTACTGCACGTGGCCTAGGGCCGGATACCGGAGAGGAGTGCGCGCAGGCGGTCGAGGGCCCAGGCGTCCGCCTCGTCGCCCGGGTCCCTTGTCAGGCAGGCGTACAGGTCGATGTGCCTGTCGTCCCAGCCGTTCCGGTCCCGGTCGTAGGGGTGGAGGACGGAGACGAGGAAGTGCGCCAGGTCCGAGCGCCGGGGGTCGTCCATCTGGGGGTGACGAAGAACGTGCGCATCGGCGGCGCGTGGTCACCGATCACGCCCGCGGCCTCGAAGTCGACCGCGCGCACGCCACCGTCCGGGGTGGCGAGCAGGTTCGCGAGCTTGGCGTCGCCCAGGTAGACGCCGGCCGCGTGGAACCGCTTGAGCAGCGTCCACGCCCGCTCCAGGTGGCCGGCGCGGAGCCGCCCGGTGGCCTTGTGCCGCAGGAGGCTGGTCCCGTCGATGTACTCCAGGACGAGAACGACCTTGCGGGGGACGTCCAGCGCGTCCACCAGCGCGGGGGCCAGGTGGCCCAGGCCGCGTTCGGCGAGCATCCGGTAGCAGGCGAGCTCCCGGCGCAGGAGGTCGCAGCCGTCGGTTCCGTCCGCCTGGAGCTGCCCGCGGTGGTACCCCGCCTTCAGCACGACCTCGCGGAGGGTTTCGCCGGTCGTGTCCATGGCGTGGAAGACGCCGCATTTGCCTTGCTGGGCCAGCGCGCGGAAGACGGGGTAGCGGCGCAGGAAGTGCCGCACCCGCGCGTCCTCCGGTTCGGGGTCGGTGAACTCGGCGAGCGCGTCCGGCACGCCGTCCGGCACCGCGTGGGCGAGGCTGGTCCGGTTGTCCTCGACCTCGCGGCGGTCCAGCACGAGCGTGCCGCCGAGGTAGGAACCGAAGCGGTAGTACAGCGGCAGCCGGCCGCCGAAGGGCCGGGCGCACGGCACCGCGGGGCACTGGTCGCGGTACGGCCCGAGCGCCTCCTTCAACGTCTTCAGCAGGAGCGCGTCGGGACGCGGGAGGTAGGCGACCAGGCACTTGCCGATCTGGGAGTAGCCGAACACCCCGGCGTTCAGCTGCTGCAAGGTGGCGACGTCCTTGACGTACTTGAAATGCAGACCCGCCCCGAAGAGCAGCGGAGCCAGTCGGCAGGTGAGCTCCCGGGCGTTGAGCAGCGTCATCGGGACGTAGAGCTTCCACCCCTGGACGGCGCCTGGGCAGGGGGCGCCGCACGCGTACCAGTAGGTGGACTCGGTGAAAGGGACGCGGGCGTCGAGCTCGCGGGGGTGGGGCAGCGCCGGGGCGGTCACTGGTGCGCCTGACGCCACGGCAGTGCCGGCGCTCAGCACTCCACCAGGACCGTGGTCAAGGTGACCGTGGTGATCGTGTACGCCTCTTCTTCCGCACCGGCGCGGGCGGGGAGCAGGGCGGCCAGGTCGCGTTCGCCGGTGGCGAAGGTGAGCAGGCGGCCGACCCGTTCCTCGTCGGTCTTCATCGCCTCGAGCTCGCGGATGACGGACTTGTACTTGTCGGGGTCCTCGCGCATGGTGCGGATGACGTCGAGAATCGCCTGCTCGGTCTCGTTCTGCTCGTAGGCCATGGTTCCTCCTGGTCGTGGGGGGTGCGAACTCACGTCCTCATCGGGGGGCGCGCACTCACGTCATCACTGCCGCCCGGTCGACGAGGACGGGCTCGGACGCGGCCGCCGCGTCGGCGGGCGGCGGCTGGCGGCGGGGCGCCATGCGGTTCGCGTGGACGGCGAGAGCGAGGATCTTTCCGTCGATGCGGATCACGAGGTCGTCCGCCAGCCATCGCGCGACCAGTGCCGCCATACCGCTCTCTCCGCCCAGCGCGTCGAAGCAGGCCCGGTGGTCGCGCTGGAACCTCTCGGCGAGCAGCTTCTCCGCCACTCCGACGTCGAGGTAGCGGTACAGGGTGGTCTCAGCCTGGTTCAGCGGGTGGCGGGTGGGCGCCTTCTCGACGTCGCGGTGGTCGAGGATGACGCCCTGCCCGCCGGACAGCTCGGTGAGCGCCAGAGTCGCCCCCGATCGGTTGGCCCGTCGCCAGCCCTGGACCGCCGCCTCCACCGCCGCGGTGCCCACCGGCTCGCCCAGGGCGGGGTCCAGTGTGAAGTCGTGCAGGTAGACGAGTTGGTCGAGGTCTTCCTTGGCGATGGGGAAGGCGTATCGGTACATCCGATGCGCCCCCTGCCATTGGATGCCGTGGGCTTCCGGGTGCTCGAAGTAGGGGCTGAACCGGTGCAACTGGAACCGGCCCCCACCGGAGGGCGGTTGCAGGTGTGCCAGTTTCGGGATCAGCTCCGCCATCCGCGTGTAGGACGCCTGGCTCTCCCCCGGCAGGCCGTACAGCAGGTTCCAGCCGCAGTAGATCCCCAGCTCGTGGCACCACTTGAGCAGCAGGATGTTCTGGTGCGGCTTGACGCCTTTGCGCATGAGCGCCAGGAGGTCGGCGTCCAGGCTCTCGATGCCCGGCTGCACCCAGCGGATCCCGGCGGCCGCGAGCGTCTCCAGCTCACTGCGCCGCATGTTCGCCTTGACCTCGTAGAAGAACATCCAGTCGTGGCCGCGTTCGGCGATCCGCGGGAGGAGGGTCCGCAGGTACTCCCGCGGCAGGATGAGGTCCATGGAGTAGAAGCGCGCCACGCCGTACCGCTCCTGGAGCCGTTCCAACTGGGCCAGGACGGCGTCCGCGTCCCAGGCGCGGAACTCCATGATGTCGTGGAGGCCGCAGAAGGTGCACTGCACCTTCTGCCCGTACCAGCAGCCGCGGCTGCTCTCGAACGGCAGCCACGGGTTCATCTTGTCCGCCAGACCGAGGCGGAGGAGCCGGTGGAAGTAGGCGTCGTAATCGAGGTCGAGCTTGCGGCTGCCGCCCATGACGAGCTCCGCGGCGGGTTCGGTCACCACCTCGCCGCCGGATGTCCGGTGGCTCACCCCGGCAAGGCCGCGCAGCGGGCGCCGGTCGCGGAACCGCCGCACGAGGTCGGCCAGCACGAGCTCGCCCTCGATGTGGACGACGGCGTCCACGTAGGGGCAGATCCGCAGGATGGTGCTGCCCATGGGGCCCGCGCACTGCGAGCCGCCGAAGACGACCCGCAGCGCGGGGAAGGCGCGCTTGAGCCGTCGCGCGACGGCCATCGACGCGCCGAGCTGGGAGATGGTCAGCGAGAAGCCGACGACGTCGTACCGGGACCAGTCGGTCTGCCGGACGAGGTCGTCCAGGTACTCCTCGGTGACGGGTTCGAGTGCCGCCAGGACGGAGTCGGCCAGCTCCGGCCAGGGGAAGTCGTCACCGAACGGGCGCTGCTCCAGCATGGCCGCGAGGTCGTCGCCCTGCTCGGGCCCGTAGTAGTGCCGGGAGAAGACCCATTCCGGAAGGTAGCCGAGCAGATTGCCCAGGAGGTTGTACAGGTTGAGCCCGATACGCGCCCCGTAGTCCACGTACAGCTCGTGGACGTCGGATTCGATGCCTTCCTGCCGGAGCGCCGACGCGAGGGTCGCGAGCTGGATCGAGGGCAGGGTGGGCGACATCCACGGCAGGGAGACCAGCGCCACCCGGGTGCCGCCGGTGTCCGCCCCGTCGGCGCGTGCGGGGCCGGAATGCGGGAGAAGTCGATGCGCTGGCCCGGGAGGCTGCCGGATCGCGCGAGCCGGCGGTCGACCTGCTGGAGGAAGTGCCTGGCCAGTCGGCGGTGTTCCCGTTCGAGCCGCGAGTCGTCGAGAGAGGCCATGTGCGCCTTGAGCGCGGCGCCGAGCCGCGCTGCCTCCGACGTGTCGTCGGCGCTTCCCGGCACGTCGTCGGCTGTTCCTGACGCGTGGTCCGCCGACGCGGGCGGAGGGGCCTGCGGAAGGGTCTTCTCCGCGCGGCGGGCGCGCTCGGCCCGGGCCAGGTCGAAGAGAACGTGCAGCAGCTGGAGCCGTACCGGGTCGTGCAGGGCCTTGCGGTCGGCGGCAGGGCCCTCTCGAACGTCCATGGGCTCATCTTCGCCGGCTGCCCGCGCACCGCGGCCCAGGTGGGGAGGGACGCGCCGACGGCCACCCCAATGGGCCGAGTCCGTCCGTCTCCTTGGTGGGCGCCGGCAATCCGCGGAACGCCCCAAGCGGTACGCCTGCGGTACTGGCCGGGGGGCCACGCCGTACTCCCGTTCCTCGGGGCGCTCGCGCAGCCACCCAGGTGGCCCGTGCCCGGTTCAGCCGGTAGGCGCCGCAGAGCAGGAGCGTCTCGGTCTCGCCGGGGAGGGCCGGGTCGGGGTCGGGCGGCTCGGGCCAGGACCCGTCGGGCTCCGGCGCGACGTCCTCCAAGGGGATGTCGGGGTGGTCGGCGAGACCGTGGCCGCCTCTGTTAACGGGATGTTAGCTCTGGGCCCGCGACCTGTACGCGGCCGCGGCCGCGGCGGAAGCTGCGATCCGCGGCCGCGCTCCCCACTCGGAGCCCCGCCGCGACCCGCACACTGAAGGAGGCCCCGTGACCGAGTCCGCATCCACGCCCAGCCCCCCGCCCCGCGCCCGTACGCCTTGGCGGGCCGTGATCGGCGGCTCGGTCGGCAATCTCGTCGAGTGGTTCGACTGGTTCGTCTACGCCAGCTTCGCCACCTACTTCGCCGGGGCGTTCTTCCCCAGCGGCGACGACACCGCGCAGTTGATGAAGACCGCCGGCATCTTCGCCGTCGGCTTCTTCATGCGCCCGATCGGCGGCTGGCTGCTGGGCCGGTACGCCGACCGGCGCGGCCGCAAGGCCGCCCTGACCCTCACCGTGACGCTGATGTCGGTGAGCGCCCTGCTCATCGCCGTCGCCCCGACCTACGGCCAGGCCGGCTATCTGGGCGCCGGTGTACTGCTGGTCGCCCGCCTGCTCCAGGGGCTCTCGGTGGGCGGGGAGTACGCCGCCAGCGCCACGTACCTCACCGAGGCGTCGCAGCCCGCCCGCCGCGGTTTCGTCTCCAGCTTCCAGTACGTCTCCATGACGCTGGGTCAGCTGTGCGGGCTGGGCCTGCTGATCCTGCTCCAGCACACCATGTCGGATGACGCGCTGCACTCCTACGGCTGGCGGATCCCGTTCCTGGTGGGCACGGTCGGCGCGGTCGTGGTGCTCTGGCTGCGGCGGAACCTGCTGGAGACGGAGGCGTACGAGGCCGCCGAGGGCGCGGGGGACGAGGGCGGCGCGGTGGACCAGGAGCGCGGGTCGCTGCGCCGGTTGCTGCGCCACCGCAGGGAGTTCGCCCTGGTGATGGCGCTGACCATGGGCGGGACGGTGGCGTACTACACGTACACGACCTACCTCACCAAGTACCTGTCGAACACGGCCGGGCTGAGCAAGTCCGACGCGTCCCTGGTCAGTTTCTGCGCGCTGTTCCTGTTCATGCTGCTCCAGCCCGCGGCCGGGGCGCTGTCGGACCGGATCGGCCGGCGACCGCTGCTGATCGGCTTCGGCATCGGCTCGATGCTCTGCACGGTGCCGATCATGACGGCGTTGTCGCACACCAGCAGCTTCGGCGGGGCGCTGCTGCTGTCGCTGGCGGCCCTGGTGATCGTCACCGGCTACACGTCGATCAACGCGGTGGTGAAGGCAGAGCTGTTCCCCACCCAGGTCCGCGCGCTCGGCGTGGCGCTGCCGTATGCGCTGGCGAACGCCCTGTTCGGCGGCACCGCGGAGTATGTGGCGCTGTGGTTCAAGAACGCGGACGCGGAGTCCGGCTTCTACTGGTATGTCTCCGGGTGTGCCGCCGTCTCGCTCGTCGTCTATCTCACGATGCGCGAGACCCGCGGCACCGCGCTCACCGCGGAGGCGGCGGCCGAGGGCGGCGCGGCTCCGGCCGGGCGGAGGGGGTGAGAACAGGCCGCTGTCCGAGCCCTCGCGGCGCCGCCTACCCTTACGCGCATGCACGTTCTCCTGGTCGAAGACGACGACCGGCTGGCGGCCGCGCTGACCGCCTCCCTCGCCCGGCACGGACACCAGGTCGTCCGCGCCGGGCGCGCCGATGACGCGCTGCGGCTCAAGGACGGCGCCGACTTCGTCCTGCTCGACCTGGGGCTGCCGGACATGGACGGCCTGGAGGCGCTGCGCCGGCTGCGGCGGGTGTCGGCCGTCCCGGTCATCGTGGTCACCGCGCGGACCGAGGAGCGCGACGTGCTGCGGGGGTTGCGCGGCGGCGCCGACGACTATCTGGTCAAGCCGTTCCGTACGGCCGAGCTGATCGCCCGGATGGAGGCGGTGGTACGGCGCGGCACCCGGCCGCTCGCGGCGCCCGGCCCGGCCGTGGTGGCGGGCCCTGGCGGGGTCCGGATCGATCTGGCGGCCCGCCGCGTCGAGGCGGACGGCAGGCCGGTGGAGCTGACCCGGCGCGAGTTCGACGTCCTGGCGCTGCTCGCGCGCGAGCCGGGGGTGGTCCGCAGCCGCGAGGAGATCCTGGACGCGGTGTGGGGCGACGTCCTGCTCTCCGCCTCGCGCTCACTGGATGTGCACATCGCGG
Coding sequences within it:
- a CDS encoding SPASM domain-containing protein, with product MRVFDAWFDDPDPRISIEPFGQHIARILGDAVTHSCFYTRSCHRYFLGISPDGDLFPCGMFQGEPSFRYGNIHEMEPEHVARTALFDGIEARERKVLATCSKCAFFDLCYSGCMFHSLKDAKILETKDYYCSGYKRYFEHVLRRVHSDLARALREPEPSRAAARDRS
- a CDS encoding class I SAM-dependent methyltransferase, yielding MPLSIWRGMEDCLQAMVERRPSAVLDAGIGFGLWGGLLRQYLDVWSGRVQPSQWATRIDGIEIDEKRVQPHARHLYTEILVGDIRRLVPSRAAQYSYDAILFGDVIEHLPKDDGRLLLDAAAGLCPLVVVRIPLGDGWRREGREEPDHHRSQWYASDFTRYPCTVREYDYFGNPYGLIVIEPDRNPPMPSRLLTEADQCLERLERRLERLVRR
- a CDS encoding RiPP maturation radical SAM C-methyltransferase — encoded protein: MALVSLPWMSPTLPSIQLATLASALRQEGIESDVHELYVDYGARIGLNLYNLLGNLLGYLPEWVFSRHYYGPEQGDDLAAMLEQRPFGDDFPWPELADSVLAALEPVTEEYLDDLVRQTDWSRYDVVGFSLTISQLGASMAVARRLKRAFPALRVVFGGSQCAGPMGSTILRICPYVDAVVHIEGELVLADLVRRFRDRRPLRGLAGVSHRTSGGEVVTEPAAELVMGGSRKLDLDYDAYFHRLLRLGLADKMNPWLPFESSRGCWYGQKVQCTFCGLHDIMEFRAWDADAVLAQLERLQERYGVARFYSMDLILPREYLRTLLPRIAERGHDWMFFYEVKANMRRSELETLAAAGIRWVQPGIESLDADLLALMRKGVKPHQNILLLKWCHELGIYCGWNLLYGLPGESQASYTRMAELIPKLAHLQPPSGGGRFQLHRFSPYFEHPEAHGIQWQGAHRMYRYAFPIAKEDLDQLVYLHDFTLDPALGEPVGTAAVEAAVQGWRRANRSGATLALTELSGGQGVILDHRDVEKAPTRHPLNQAETTLYRYLDVGVAEKLLAERFQRDHRACFDALGGESGMAALVARWLADDLVIRIDGKILALAVHANRMAPRRQPPPADAAAASEPVLVDRAAVMT
- a CDS encoding MFS transporter; protein product: MIGGSVGNLVEWFDWFVYASFATYFAGAFFPSGDDTAQLMKTAGIFAVGFFMRPIGGWLLGRYADRRGRKAALTLTVTLMSVSALLIAVAPTYGQAGYLGAGVLLVARLLQGLSVGGEYAASATYLTEASQPARRGFVSSFQYVSMTLGQLCGLGLLILLQHTMSDDALHSYGWRIPFLVGTVGAVVVLWLRRNLLETEAYEAAEGAGDEGGAVDQERGSLRRLLRHRREFALVMALTMGGTVAYYTYTTYLTKYLSNTAGLSKSDASLVSFCALFLFMLLQPAAGALSDRIGRRPLLIGFGIGSMLCTVPIMTALSHTSSFGGALLLSLAALVIVTGYTSINAVVKAELFPTQVRALGVALPYALANALFGGTAEYVALWFKNADAESGFYWYVSGCAAVSLVVYLTMRETRGTALTAEAAAEGGAAPAGRRG
- a CDS encoding response regulator transcription factor, with protein sequence MHVLLVEDDDRLAAALTASLARHGHQVVRAGRADDALRLKDGADFVLLDLGLPDMDGLEALRRLRRVSAVPVIVVTARTEERDVLRGLRGGADDYLVKPFRTAELIARMEAVVRRGTRPLAAPGPAVVAGPGGVRIDLAARRVEADGRPVELTRREFDVLALLAREPGVVRSREEILDAVWGDVLLSASRSLDVHIAGIRAKTGCPGLIETLRGTGYRLGTGGCAAGS